A DNA window from Guyparkeria halophila contains the following coding sequences:
- a CDS encoding DUF302 domain-containing protein, which yields MIDEHNSPHDFETTCQRLSDAVPANGFGLLHTHDIHGTLNAKGVDFAPQCRVFEVCNPKRAAEVLAVRMDLANALPCRIAVYERDGKVIVSMIRPSEMLSMLSDDTTLAKVATEVEQTMNRIIEETVSA from the coding sequence ATGATCGACGAGCACAACAGTCCGCACGATTTCGAGACCACCTGCCAACGCTTGAGCGACGCCGTACCGGCCAATGGGTTCGGCCTGCTACACACGCATGACATCCACGGCACGCTCAACGCCAAAGGCGTCGATTTCGCCCCGCAGTGCCGGGTTTTCGAAGTCTGCAACCCCAAGCGAGCCGCCGAGGTGCTTGCCGTTCGGATGGACCTCGCCAACGCCCTCCCCTGCCGCATCGCCGTCTACGAGCGCGACGGGAAGGTGATCGTCTCGATGATCCGCCCGAGCGAAATGCTCTCGATGCTCAGCGACGACACCACCCTGGCCAAGGTGGCGACCGAGGTCGAGCAGACCATGAACCGCATCATCGAGGAGACGGTCAGCGCCTGA
- the rplQ gene encoding 50S ribosomal protein L17, with amino-acid sequence MRHRQSGRQLGRNASQRKALMRSLTNALIEHEVIKTTVPKAKELRRVAEPLITLAKEDSVHARRQAFAKVGNKSTVGKLFSDVGPRFKERNGGYLRILKCGYRAGDAAPMAYVELVERSAEPAQVAEEAAAE; translated from the coding sequence ATGCGTCATCGTCAATCCGGTCGGCAGTTGGGTCGCAACGCCTCACAGCGCAAGGCGCTGATGCGTTCGCTCACCAACGCCCTGATCGAGCACGAGGTCATCAAGACCACGGTTCCCAAGGCCAAGGAGCTGCGTCGCGTCGCCGAGCCGCTGATCACCCTGGCGAAGGAAGACAGCGTCCACGCTCGTCGCCAGGCCTTTGCGAAGGTCGGCAACAAGAGCACCGTCGGCAAGCTGTTCTCCGACGTCGGGCCGCGCTTCAAGGAGCGTAACGGCGGCTACCTGCGCATCCTCAAGTGCGGTTATCGCGCGGGTGATGCGGCGCCGATGGCCTACGTCGAGCTGGTCGAGCGTAGTGCCGAGCCGGCGCAGGTCGCCGAGGAAGCCGCGGCCGAGTAA
- a CDS encoding DNA-directed RNA polymerase subunit alpha yields the protein MQLGSTELLKPRLVDVETIDDTHARVVLEPLERGFGYTLGNALRRILLSSIPGVAVTEAEIEGTLHEYSALEGVQEDVLEILLNLKGLSITMHGRDEAVLSIKKTGPGTVTAADIKADHSVEIMNPDHVIATLRDDAELNMTFKVERGMGYVPASARRDDEETTVGRLLIDASFSPLRRVAYSVERARVEQRTDLDSLVLDIETNGSISAEDAIRQAAGILVDQLSVLVDLKAEKAEPVEEQAPSVDPVLLRPVDDLELTVRSANCLKAENIYYIGDLIQRSEMELLKTPNLGKKSLTEIKDVLAKQGLSLGQKLENWPPAELQNLSESKI from the coding sequence ATGCAACTGGGTTCTACAGAGCTTCTCAAGCCGCGCCTGGTCGACGTGGAAACGATCGACGACACCCATGCGCGCGTCGTGCTGGAGCCGTTGGAGCGTGGGTTTGGCTACACGCTGGGCAATGCGTTGCGGCGTATCCTGCTCTCGTCCATCCCGGGTGTTGCCGTCACAGAGGCGGAGATCGAAGGCACACTCCACGAGTACAGCGCACTTGAGGGCGTCCAGGAGGACGTGCTCGAGATCCTGCTGAACCTCAAGGGGTTGTCGATCACCATGCACGGCCGCGACGAGGCGGTGCTGAGCATCAAGAAGACCGGTCCGGGGACCGTGACCGCCGCCGACATCAAGGCGGATCATTCGGTCGAGATCATGAACCCGGATCACGTCATCGCGACCCTGCGTGACGATGCCGAGCTGAACATGACCTTCAAGGTCGAGCGCGGCATGGGTTACGTGCCGGCCAGTGCCCGTCGTGACGACGAGGAAACGACGGTCGGTCGTCTGCTGATTGATGCGTCATTTTCGCCGCTGCGGCGCGTTGCCTACTCGGTCGAGCGGGCGCGGGTCGAGCAGCGGACCGACCTCGATTCGCTGGTTCTCGATATCGAGACCAACGGGTCGATCTCGGCCGAGGATGCCATCCGCCAGGCGGCCGGCATTCTGGTCGATCAACTGTCGGTGCTGGTCGATCTCAAGGCGGAAAAGGCCGAGCCGGTCGAAGAGCAGGCCCCGTCGGTCGATCCGGTGCTGCTGCGCCCGGTCGACGATTTGGAGCTTACCGTTCGCTCGGCGAACTGCCTCAAGGCGGAAAACATCTATTACATCGGCGACCTGATCCAGCGGTCGGAAATGGAATTGCTCAAGACCCCGAACCTTGGCAAGAAGTCCTTGACCGAGATCAAGGACGTACTGGCCAAGCAGGGGCTGTCCCTCGGGCAGAAACTGGAGAACTGGCCGCCGGCCGAGCTCCAGAATCTGAGCGAATCCAAGATTTGA
- the rpsD gene encoding 30S ribosomal protein S4, producing the protein MARYLGPTCKLARREGTDLFLKSGVRALEDKCHHDRAPGQHGSGRRQKVSDYGLQLREKQKLRRIYGVLERQFRNYYKRAAQMKGSTGENLLQILECRLDNVAYRMGFGATRAEARQLVSHRGLLVNGEVVNIPSYQVSMEDVVSVREKAKKQQRVKDALELAAQREVVPWVTVDSSKMEGVFKAVPTRDELPADINESLVVELYSK; encoded by the coding sequence ATGGCTCGTTATCTCGGTCCTACTTGTAAGCTTGCCCGGCGCGAAGGCACGGATCTTTTCCTGAAGTCCGGCGTCCGCGCACTGGAAGACAAGTGCCATCACGATCGCGCCCCTGGCCAGCACGGTTCCGGCCGTCGCCAGAAGGTGTCCGACTACGGTCTGCAGCTGCGCGAAAAGCAGAAGCTGCGTCGTATCTACGGTGTGCTCGAGCGGCAGTTCCGTAATTACTACAAGCGCGCCGCGCAAATGAAGGGCTCCACCGGCGAGAACCTGTTGCAGATTCTCGAGTGCCGCCTGGACAACGTCGCCTACCGGATGGGCTTTGGTGCAACCCGCGCCGAAGCGCGTCAGTTGGTTTCGCATCGCGGCCTGCTGGTCAACGGCGAGGTGGTCAACATCCCGTCGTACCAGGTTTCCATGGAAGACGTGGTTTCGGTTCGCGAAAAGGCGAAGAAGCAGCAACGCGTCAAGGATGCCCTCGAACTGGCCGCCCAGCGCGAAGTCGTGCCGTGGGTCACGGTCGATTCCAGCAAGATGGAAGGCGTCTTCAAGGCCGTTCCGACTCGGGACGAATTGCCGGCGGACATCAACGAATCGCTCGTTGTCGAGCTGTATTCGAAGTAA
- the rpsK gene encoding 30S ribosomal protein S11 — translation MAKASQTTRKKVKRVVTDAVAHIHASFNNTIVTITDRQGNTLSWATSGGSGFRGSRKSTPFAAQVAAERAGEAAKVYGVKNVDVEVKGPGPGRESTIRALNAVGFKVGVITDVTPIPHNGCRPPKKRRV, via the coding sequence ATGGCTAAAGCAAGTCAAACTACCCGTAAAAAGGTAAAACGCGTCGTCACCGATGCGGTCGCGCATATCCATGCGTCGTTCAACAATACGATCGTGACGATCACCGACCGTCAGGGCAACACCCTCAGCTGGGCGACTTCAGGGGGCTCGGGTTTCCGCGGGTCTCGCAAGTCGACCCCGTTCGCGGCACAGGTTGCGGCCGAGCGTGCCGGCGAGGCAGCCAAGGTATATGGGGTCAAGAACGTCGATGTTGAAGTCAAGGGCCCCGGCCCGGGTCGCGAGTCGACCATCCGCGCGCTCAACGCCGTGGGCTTCAAGGTGGGCGTGATCACTGACGTTACCCCCATCCCGCACAATGGTTGCCGTCCGCCCAAAAAGCGTCGCGTTTGA
- the rpsM gene encoding 30S ribosomal protein S13 yields the protein MARIAGINIPVQKHVVIGLTSIYGIGQTRAKQICEATGVAEDRKVRDLSEAEVEALRAEVGKYVVEGDLRRDVSMNIKRLMDLGCYRGLRHRRGLPLRGQRTRTNARTRKGPRRLVKR from the coding sequence ATGGCACGTATTGCTGGGATCAACATTCCCGTTCAAAAACATGTGGTCATTGGCCTGACTTCCATCTATGGAATCGGCCAGACCCGCGCCAAGCAGATCTGCGAAGCCACCGGCGTGGCCGAGGATCGCAAGGTGCGCGACCTGTCCGAGGCAGAGGTTGAGGCCCTGCGTGCGGAAGTCGGCAAGTATGTAGTCGAAGGCGACCTGCGTCGCGACGTATCCATGAACATCAAGCGTCTGATGGACCTTGGTTGTTACCGTGGCCTGCGTCATCGTCGTGGTCTGCCGTTGCGTGGACAGCGCACACGCACTAACGCACGGACTCGCAAGGGTCCGCGGCGCCTGGTCAAGCGCTAA
- the secY gene encoding preprotein translocase subunit SecY, which yields MAQANSGIGALAGAGRLTELRQRIFFVIMVLVVYRIGTFIPLPGIDVDVMKALFDQNSGGILGMVNMFSGGALSRMSLFALGVMPYISAAIIVQLLTAVVPSLEKLKKEGEAGRRKITQYTRYGTLGLGLVQALGVSIALQGQSVGGSPLVFAPGIAFVFIATLTLVSGTMLLVWLGEQITERGVGNGISLIIFAGIVAGLPSAIGGTAELVRTGELHVFTMLILGVLILAVTAFVVFVERGQRRITVNYARRQQGRGMAGQQSSHLPLKLNMAGVIPPIFASSIILFPATVGNWFGQQEGMGWLADLSNTLSPGQPLYVLFYAAAIIFFCFFYTALVFNARETADNLKRSGAFVPGIRPGEQTARYVDKVLTRLTFWGAIYITAVCLLPEFLILYWNVPFYFGGTSLLIIVIVLMDFMSQVQSHLVSHQYDSLVRKAHFKNGL from the coding sequence GTGGCACAGGCAAACTCAGGGATAGGCGCACTTGCCGGGGCCGGTCGACTGACCGAGCTCCGGCAACGTATTTTCTTCGTCATCATGGTGCTCGTGGTGTACCGGATCGGGACGTTCATCCCGTTGCCGGGCATCGACGTGGACGTCATGAAGGCGCTTTTCGACCAGAACTCCGGCGGCATCCTGGGCATGGTCAACATGTTCTCCGGCGGGGCGCTCTCGCGCATGTCCCTGTTTGCCCTGGGTGTGATGCCGTACATTTCGGCGGCGATCATCGTCCAGCTGCTCACGGCGGTGGTGCCGTCGCTGGAGAAGCTGAAGAAGGAAGGCGAGGCCGGACGACGGAAGATCACCCAGTACACCCGCTACGGCACACTCGGCCTGGGCCTGGTGCAGGCGCTGGGCGTTTCGATCGCCCTGCAGGGTCAGTCGGTCGGCGGGTCCCCGCTGGTGTTCGCCCCGGGTATCGCCTTTGTCTTCATCGCCACCCTGACCCTGGTCAGCGGCACGATGTTGCTGGTGTGGCTGGGTGAGCAGATCACCGAGCGCGGCGTGGGCAACGGCATTTCGCTGATCATCTTCGCCGGTATCGTGGCGGGTCTGCCGAGCGCCATTGGCGGTACGGCTGAGCTGGTGCGCACCGGTGAGTTGCACGTGTTCACGATGCTGATCCTGGGCGTGCTGATCCTCGCGGTCACCGCCTTCGTGGTGTTCGTCGAGCGTGGTCAGCGCCGGATCACGGTGAACTACGCGCGGCGGCAGCAGGGTCGCGGCATGGCGGGGCAGCAGTCCTCCCACCTGCCGTTGAAGCTGAACATGGCCGGGGTCATCCCGCCGATCTTCGCCTCGAGCATCATCCTGTTCCCGGCGACGGTGGGTAACTGGTTCGGTCAGCAGGAAGGCATGGGCTGGCTCGCGGACCTGTCGAACACGCTGTCGCCGGGTCAGCCGCTGTACGTGCTGTTCTACGCCGCGGCGATCATCTTCTTCTGCTTCTTCTACACCGCGCTGGTGTTCAATGCCCGCGAAACCGCGGACAACCTCAAGCGTTCCGGCGCGTTCGTGCCGGGTATTCGCCCGGGCGAGCAGACGGCGCGTTACGTCGACAAGGTGCTGACGCGCCTGACGTTCTGGGGGGCGATCTACATCACCGCGGTCTGCCTGTTGCCGGAGTTCCTGATCCTGTACTGGAACGTGCCGTTCTACTTCGGCGGTACGTCGCTGCTGATCATCGTGATCGTGCTGATGGACTTCATGTCGCAGGTGCAGTCACACCTGGTTTCGCACCAGTACGACAGCCTGGTTCGCAAGGCACATTTCAAGAACGGGCTGTAA
- the rplO gene encoding 50S ribosomal protein L15 — translation MRLNKLSPAEGSRKDANRVGRGIGSGLGKTGGRGHKGQKSRSGGFHKTGFEGGQMPLQRRLPKMGFRAAKSLYRAEIRTAELNRLDGEVTLASLKAANLIRNDVKSVKIILQGDVEKKLQVKGLAISKGARQAIEAAGGSAE, via the coding sequence ATGCGTTTGAACAAACTTTCCCCTGCCGAGGGTAGCCGCAAGGACGCCAACCGCGTCGGTCGCGGCATCGGCTCCGGGCTGGGCAAGACCGGCGGTCGCGGTCACAAGGGCCAGAAGTCACGTTCCGGCGGCTTTCATAAGACGGGCTTCGAGGGCGGTCAGATGCCCTTGCAGCGTCGTCTGCCGAAGATGGGCTTCCGGGCGGCCAAGTCGCTGTACCGGGCGGAGATTCGCACCGCGGAACTCAACCGCCTGGACGGTGAGGTCACGCTCGCGTCGCTCAAGGCCGCTAACCTGATCCGCAACGACGTCAAGAGCGTCAAGATCATCCTTCAGGGTGATGTGGAGAAGAAGTTGCAGGTCAAGGGTCTGGCGATCAGCAAAGGCGCGCGCCAGGCGATTGAAGCCGCCGGTGGTTCAGCGGAGTAA
- the rpmD gene encoding 50S ribosomal protein L30 — protein sequence MSQKANGKIRVRLVRSMNNRLESHKACVRGLGIRRMHQEVEVADTPENRGMINRVHYMLDVQEAK from the coding sequence ATGAGTCAGAAGGCTAATGGCAAGATCCGGGTGCGCCTGGTTCGGTCGATGAACAATCGACTCGAGTCCCACAAGGCCTGCGTTCGTGGGCTGGGCATCCGCCGTATGCACCAAGAGGTGGAAGTGGCCGATACCCCGGAAAACCGGGGCATGATCAATCGCGTCCACTACATGCTCGACGTACAGGAAGCGAAGTAA
- the rpsE gene encoding 30S ribosomal protein S5 — MSRNAKDVSNEGLIEKLVTINRVSKVVKGGRQFSFTALTVVGDGEGRVGYGYGKAKEVPAAIQKAMDRARNSMIDVPLRDGTLHYQTKGRHGAGRVFMKPASEGTGVIAGGAMRAVFEAAGVRNVLAKCIGTRNHMNVIRATINGLSQIQSPEAVAAKRGKRVEEILGDEA, encoded by the coding sequence ATGAGCCGTAACGCAAAAGACGTCTCGAACGAAGGCCTGATCGAGAAACTGGTCACGATCAACCGCGTGTCCAAAGTGGTCAAGGGTGGCCGCCAGTTCTCGTTCACCGCGCTGACCGTGGTGGGTGATGGCGAAGGTCGTGTTGGCTATGGCTACGGCAAGGCCAAAGAGGTGCCGGCCGCTATCCAGAAGGCAATGGACCGGGCGCGCAACAGCATGATTGACGTGCCGCTCCGTGACGGGACCCTCCACTACCAGACCAAGGGCCGTCATGGCGCCGGTCGGGTGTTCATGAAGCCGGCATCGGAAGGTACTGGTGTCATCGCAGGCGGCGCCATGCGTGCCGTCTTCGAGGCAGCGGGTGTCCGCAACGTGCTGGCCAAGTGCATCGGGACCCGCAATCACATGAACGTGATCCGGGCGACGATCAATGGTCTCTCCCAGATCCAGTCGCCGGAAGCGGTTGCCGCCAAGCGTGGCAAGCGTGTCGAGGAAATCCTGGGGGATGAGGCATGA
- the rplR gene encoding 50S ribosomal protein L18 yields the protein MNESTKQRLRRARRTRAKIKQLGVHRLSVHRSSNHTYAQVFAPEGQVVATASTVGKGVLADGEFGGNVAAAKKVGEAIAKAALEKGIESVAFDRSGFIYHGRVKALADAAREAGLKF from the coding sequence ATGAATGAAAGTACCAAACAGCGGCTGCGCCGCGCACGTCGCACCCGGGCCAAGATCAAGCAGCTCGGCGTCCATCGCCTGAGCGTGCACCGGAGCAGCAACCATACCTACGCTCAGGTCTTCGCACCGGAAGGTCAGGTGGTCGCCACTGCTTCCACGGTAGGCAAGGGTGTACTCGCCGATGGCGAATTCGGTGGCAACGTGGCCGCCGCCAAGAAGGTGGGTGAGGCCATTGCCAAGGCTGCCCTGGAGAAGGGCATCGAGTCCGTGGCGTTTGATCGCTCGGGTTTCATTTACCACGGGCGTGTCAAGGCACTTGCCGACGCGGCACGCGAAGCCGGCCTGAAGTTCTAA
- the rplF gene encoding 50S ribosomal protein L6, whose protein sequence is MSRVARKPVAVPKGVEVKLDEQVLSFKGKNGELTLNVHPTVGVTFEDNQIRFVPNSDDNIPMAGTMRSLAQGSVDGVANGFEIKLQLVGVGYRAQVQGRTLNLQLGFSHPIDFPLPDGVTAETPSATEIVIKGADKQKVGQVASNVRALRPPEPYKGKGVKYADERILRKEAKKK, encoded by the coding sequence ATGAGTCGAGTAGCACGAAAGCCGGTCGCGGTCCCCAAGGGTGTCGAGGTCAAGCTCGATGAGCAGGTTCTGTCCTTCAAGGGCAAGAACGGCGAGCTGACACTTAACGTACACCCGACGGTCGGCGTGACCTTCGAAGACAACCAGATCCGGTTCGTTCCGAACAGCGATGACAATATCCCGATGGCGGGCACCATGCGTTCCCTGGCACAGGGCAGCGTCGACGGTGTCGCCAACGGATTTGAAATCAAACTCCAACTGGTCGGCGTCGGTTACCGCGCTCAGGTACAGGGGCGGACCCTGAACCTGCAGCTGGGTTTCTCGCATCCGATCGACTTCCCGCTGCCGGACGGCGTCACCGCGGAAACCCCGTCGGCGACCGAGATCGTCATCAAGGGCGCGGACAAGCAGAAGGTCGGCCAGGTGGCTTCCAACGTGCGGGCGCTGCGTCCGCCGGAGCCTTACAAGGGTAAGGGTGTCAAATACGCGGATGAACGCATCCTGCGTAAGGAAGCCAAGAAGAAATAA
- the rpsH gene encoding 30S ribosomal protein S8, which produces MSMNDPIADMLTRIRNGQAARKTEVSMPASKFKKAVAETLKDEGYIADIRIEGDKKPTLVVTLRYFEGKPVIEKLNRVSRPGSRKFFGAEDLPQVIGGLGVAVVSTSEGVMPDREARRRNIGGEVVCFVS; this is translated from the coding sequence ATGAGTATGAATGATCCGATCGCGGACATGCTGACGCGCATCCGCAACGGCCAGGCCGCGCGCAAGACGGAAGTCTCCATGCCGGCCTCCAAGTTCAAGAAGGCGGTCGCCGAGACGTTGAAGGACGAAGGCTATATCGCCGACATCCGCATCGAGGGCGACAAGAAGCCGACACTGGTGGTCACCCTGCGTTATTTCGAAGGCAAGCCGGTCATCGAAAAGCTGAACCGCGTCTCCCGTCCCGGGTCGCGCAAGTTCTTCGGCGCCGAGGACCTGCCGCAGGTCATCGGTGGTCTGGGCGTTGCCGTGGTTTCCACCTCCGAAGGTGTGATGCCGGACCGTGAAGCACGTCGTCGCAATATCGGCGGCGAAGTCGTCTGCTTTGTTTCGTAA
- the rpsN gene encoding 30S ribosomal protein S14: MAKKSMIAREVKRQKLARQYADKRAKLRAIVADPEVEFDEKMAASAALAKLPRDSSYTRQVRRCALTGRPKGVYRKFGMGRNKLRQLAMSGEIPGLRKSSW, encoded by the coding sequence ATGGCTAAGAAAAGCATGATTGCTCGCGAGGTCAAGCGTCAGAAGCTTGCTCGCCAGTATGCCGACAAGCGCGCCAAGCTGCGCGCGATCGTCGCCGACCCCGAAGTGGAGTTCGACGAGAAGATGGCGGCCTCCGCCGCGCTGGCCAAGCTGCCGCGCGATTCTTCTTACACCCGCCAGGTGCGCCGCTGTGCGCTGACCGGTCGTCCCAAGGGCGTCTACCGGAAATTTGGTATGGGCCGCAACAAGCTACGTCAACTGGCCATGTCCGGGGAAATCCCGGGCCTGCGCAAGTCGAGCTGGTAA
- the rplE gene encoding 50S ribosomal protein L5 — MARLQEYYSKTLRGELAKKLELDNVMAVPKLTKITLNMGLGDSARDKKVIDNAVEELGLITGQQPVVTYARKSIAGFKLREGMPLGVKVTLRGRTMYEFLDRLIHVASPRIRDFRGLSPKSFDGRGNYSLGVREQIIFPEIDFDKVDQVRGMDITITTTAKDNDQARALLDGFGFPFRR; from the coding sequence ATGGCTCGACTTCAGGAATACTACTCCAAGACGTTGCGTGGCGAGCTCGCCAAGAAGCTCGAACTCGACAACGTAATGGCCGTTCCGAAGCTGACCAAGATTACGTTGAACATGGGCCTGGGTGATTCCGCTCGTGACAAGAAAGTAATCGATAACGCAGTGGAAGAACTCGGCCTGATCACCGGTCAACAGCCGGTGGTGACGTATGCGCGCAAGTCCATCGCGGGCTTCAAGCTCCGTGAAGGCATGCCGCTGGGTGTCAAGGTCACCCTCAGGGGACGTACCATGTACGAATTCCTCGATCGGTTGATCCATGTGGCGAGCCCCCGTATCCGTGACTTCCGCGGCCTGTCGCCGAAGTCGTTCGACGGTCGAGGCAACTACAGCCTCGGGGTTCGCGAACAGATCATCTTCCCGGAAATCGACTTCGACAAGGTCGACCAAGTCCGGGGTATGGATATCACGATCACAACGACCGCGAAGGACAACGACCAAGCCCGGGCCCTGCTCGATGGCTTCGGTTTCCCCTTCCGTCGTTAA
- the rplX gene encoding 50S ribosomal protein L24 — MRKIRQGDDVVVVTGKDNGRRGTVLRVVEDGARVVVEGVNMVKKHQKPNPMIGRTGGIIEMEKPIDISNVMLFNPASEKGDRVGFKTLEDGRKVRYFKSNGEVVDA, encoded by the coding sequence ATGCGCAAGATTCGCCAAGGCGACGACGTGGTCGTCGTCACCGGTAAAGACAATGGTCGTCGCGGCACCGTGCTGCGGGTCGTTGAAGATGGGGCCCGCGTGGTCGTGGAAGGGGTCAACATGGTGAAGAAGCACCAGAAGCCCAATCCGATGATCGGACGGACCGGCGGCATCATCGAAATGGAGAAGCCCATTGATATCTCCAACGTGATGCTGTTTAATCCGGCCTCCGAAAAAGGCGACCGGGTCGGCTTCAAGACGCTTGAAGACGGTCGAAAGGTTCGTTATTTCAAATCCAACGGCGAAGTCGTTGACGCTTAA
- the rplN gene encoding 50S ribosomal protein L14, whose product MIQMQTVLNSADNSGARKVQCIKVLGGSHRRYAEIGDVIKVSVKDAIPRGRVKKGEVYNAVVVRTAKGVRRPDGSLIRFDGNAAVLLNAQLQPIGTRIFGPVTRELRGEKFMKIVSLAPEVI is encoded by the coding sequence ATGATTCAGATGCAAACCGTGCTGAATTCGGCAGATAACAGCGGCGCGCGCAAGGTCCAGTGCATCAAGGTGCTGGGCGGCTCGCATCGTCGTTATGCCGAGATCGGCGACGTAATCAAGGTGTCCGTGAAGGACGCGATCCCGCGTGGCCGCGTCAAGAAGGGCGAGGTCTACAACGCGGTGGTTGTTCGCACGGCCAAGGGCGTGCGTCGTCCGGACGGGTCGCTGATCCGTTTTGACGGCAACGCGGCGGTTCTTCTGAACGCCCAGCTGCAGCCGATCGGTACCCGGATCTTTGGCCCGGTCACCCGCGAGTTGCGTGGCGAGAAGTTCATGAAGATCGTCTCGCTCGCGCCAGAAGTGATTTAA
- the rpsQ gene encoding 30S ribosomal protein S17 has translation MTTVSEEKNVRTREGVVVSDKGDKSITVAVERRVQHPLYGKYMTRTSKLRVHDEENTCRQGDRVEVRETRPISKNKTWTLVRVVERSAE, from the coding sequence ATGACGACGGTATCCGAAGAAAAGAATGTCCGCACCCGTGAAGGGGTGGTTGTCAGCGACAAGGGCGACAAGTCCATTACGGTCGCGGTCGAGCGTCGCGTGCAGCATCCGCTGTACGGCAAGTACATGACGCGCACCAGCAAGCTGCGGGTGCATGACGAAGAGAACACCTGTCGCCAGGGCGACCGCGTCGAAGTTCGCGAGACGCGTCCGATCTCCAAGAACAAGACCTGGACCCTGGTCCGCGTTGTCGAACGCTCGGCTGAGTAA
- the rpmC gene encoding 50S ribosomal protein L29, whose amino-acid sequence MKATELREKSVDELREELLAVKREQFNLRMQHATGQEAKTHLALEARRNVARIKTVIAEKERA is encoded by the coding sequence ATGAAGGCAACAGAATTGCGTGAGAAATCCGTCGACGAGCTGCGCGAAGAGCTGTTGGCCGTCAAGCGCGAGCAATTCAACCTGCGCATGCAGCATGCCACGGGCCAGGAGGCGAAGACCCACCTGGCGCTGGAAGCGCGTCGCAATGTTGCTCGTATCAAGACCGTGATTGCGGAAAAGGAGCGTGCCTGA
- the rplP gene encoding 50S ribosomal protein L16, with protein MLLPKRTKFRKQFKGKNRGVANNGNKVSFGEFGLKTLERGNITSRQIEAGRRAISRHVKRGGKIWIRIFPDTPITQKPLEVRMGKGKGSVEHWVAKVQPGKMLYEIEGVSEDVAREAFERASAKLPVKTTFVTRLVM; from the coding sequence ATGCTGCTGCCAAAACGTACAAAATTCCGCAAGCAGTTCAAGGGCAAGAATCGCGGCGTTGCCAATAACGGCAACAAGGTGAGCTTCGGCGAATTCGGCCTGAAGACCCTTGAGCGCGGAAATATTACTTCCCGTCAGATCGAGGCTGGCCGCCGCGCCATCTCTCGTCACGTGAAGCGGGGCGGTAAGATCTGGATCCGGATCTTCCCGGACACCCCGATTACCCAGAAGCCCCTGGAAGTCCGTATGGGTAAGGGCAAGGGCAGCGTCGAGCACTGGGTTGCCAAGGTGCAGCCGGGCAAGATGCTGTACGAAATCGAGGGGGTCAGCGAGGACGTGGCGCGCGAAGCTTTCGAACGCGCTTCCGCCAAGCTGCCCGTGAAGACCACGTTCGTAACACGGTTGGTGATGTGA